Proteins encoded together in one Micromonospora auratinigra window:
- the ngcE gene encoding N-acetylglucosamine/diacetylchitobiose ABC transporter substrate-binding protein has translation MSVTPEKSGDLSRRTLLQRAAAAGLIAIPAAGLLSACAGSEPSKSDSGSGAAKSKDNPFGVKDGSAVKVVVFNGGLGDQWAKEDKVIFSAKHPKITVNMSSTQKIKTEEQPKMATQPSDLVMNSGADMMDRSTLINEGAIEPLDDLLTAPAWDGEGTVADSLLPGTVGDGTQNGKFYVVNVAYTVWGNWYNAALFKKEGWQAPTTWDEFFALAPKIKAKGMAPYVHDAVHGYYPRWGLFASIWKAVGKQAVIDIDNLKDGAWKADGIVAALQPWEKLVKDKLLLPGKLDHTQSQQAFLDGKAAFIQVGTWLKNEMASTIPPGFELTLSDYWSNSGDKAAKDVFAGSGEGFVVPSKAPNKEAAKEFLRAILSKAGSAKFAELTKSLASTKGSGDNVQDTALASANTLMKNASADLISVKFPDFYADLDKESQNLSEELMAGRLTAQQFVDKMQAAADKVAKDSSIKKQTRTA, from the coding sequence ATGTCGGTTACCCCCGAGAAGTCCGGCGACCTCAGCCGCCGGACCCTGTTGCAGCGCGCCGCCGCGGCCGGCCTGATCGCGATCCCGGCCGCCGGGCTGCTCAGCGCCTGCGCGGGCAGCGAGCCGAGCAAGTCCGACAGCGGCAGCGGCGCCGCCAAGAGCAAGGACAACCCGTTCGGCGTCAAGGACGGCAGCGCCGTCAAGGTGGTCGTCTTCAACGGCGGGCTGGGCGACCAGTGGGCCAAGGAAGACAAGGTCATCTTCAGCGCCAAGCACCCGAAGATCACGGTCAACATGTCTTCCACCCAGAAGATCAAGACCGAAGAGCAGCCGAAGATGGCGACCCAGCCCAGCGACCTGGTGATGAACTCGGGCGCCGACATGATGGACCGCAGCACCCTGATCAACGAGGGCGCCATCGAGCCGCTCGACGACCTGCTCACCGCGCCCGCCTGGGACGGCGAGGGCACCGTCGCCGACTCGCTGCTGCCCGGCACCGTCGGGGACGGCACCCAGAACGGCAAGTTCTACGTCGTCAACGTGGCCTACACGGTCTGGGGCAACTGGTACAACGCCGCGCTGTTCAAGAAGGAGGGCTGGCAGGCCCCGACCACCTGGGACGAGTTCTTCGCCCTGGCGCCGAAGATCAAGGCCAAGGGCATGGCGCCGTACGTGCACGACGCGGTGCACGGCTACTACCCGCGCTGGGGCCTGTTCGCGAGCATCTGGAAGGCGGTCGGCAAGCAGGCCGTCATCGACATCGACAACCTCAAGGACGGCGCCTGGAAGGCCGACGGCATCGTCGCGGCGCTCCAGCCCTGGGAGAAGCTGGTCAAGGACAAGCTGCTGCTGCCGGGCAAGCTCGACCACACCCAGTCGCAGCAGGCCTTCCTCGACGGCAAGGCGGCCTTCATCCAGGTCGGCACCTGGCTGAAGAACGAGATGGCGTCGACCATCCCGCCGGGCTTCGAGCTGACCCTCTCCGACTACTGGAGCAACAGCGGCGACAAGGCCGCCAAGGACGTCTTCGCCGGCTCCGGCGAGGGCTTCGTGGTGCCCAGCAAGGCCCCCAACAAGGAGGCCGCGAAGGAGTTCCTGCGGGCCATCCTGTCCAAGGCCGGCTCGGCCAAGTTCGCCGAGCTGACCAAGTCGCTGGCCTCCACCAAGGGCTCCGGCGACAACGTCCAGGACACCGCGCTGGCCTCGGCGAACACGCTGATGAAGAACGCCTCCGCCGACCTGATCTCGGTGAAGTTCCCGGACTTCTACGCCGACCTGGACAAGGAGAGCCAGAACCTCTCCGAGGAGCTGATGGCCGGCCGGCTCACCGCGCAGCAGTTCGTCGACAAGATGCAGGCGGCCGCCGACAAGGTCGCCAAGGACTCGTCGATCAAGAAGCAGACCCGTACCGCCTGA
- a CDS encoding SIS domain-containing protein, producing the protein MISAQRYADAVRPVLDRLVDTQVEAVDRAADLIAAGLRRGGVLQAFGAGHSEAFAAELVARAGGLVPTNRLSLHDLVLHGDAPRDVLADPKLERDPSVAHQLYALAAPQPGDVFVVASQSGINGSVVELATLVRAAGHPLIAVTSVEHTARVTPRHPSGHRLADLADVVLDNGAPYGDALLPLEGGGAVCAVSSVTAALLAQLLTAEVVRRFHQAGEVPPIYLSANVPGGDEHNLALESRYAGRLRRTA; encoded by the coding sequence ATGATCAGTGCCCAGCGGTACGCCGACGCCGTCCGCCCGGTGCTCGACCGCCTCGTCGACACGCAGGTCGAGGCGGTGGACCGGGCGGCCGACCTGATCGCCGCCGGGCTGCGTCGCGGCGGCGTGCTCCAGGCGTTCGGCGCCGGTCACTCCGAGGCGTTCGCCGCCGAGCTGGTGGCCCGGGCCGGCGGCCTGGTGCCGACCAACCGGCTCTCCCTGCACGATCTCGTGCTGCACGGCGACGCGCCCCGCGACGTGCTCGCCGACCCGAAGCTGGAACGCGACCCGAGCGTGGCGCACCAGCTCTACGCCCTGGCCGCGCCGCAGCCCGGGGACGTGTTCGTGGTCGCCTCCCAGTCCGGCATCAACGGCTCGGTGGTCGAGCTGGCGACGCTGGTGCGGGCGGCCGGCCATCCACTGATCGCGGTCACCTCGGTCGAGCACACCGCCCGGGTCACGCCCCGGCACCCCTCCGGGCACCGGCTCGCCGACCTCGCCGACGTCGTGCTGGACAACGGCGCGCCGTACGGCGACGCACTGCTGCCGCTCGAGGGCGGCGGCGCGGTCTGTGCGGTCTCGTCGGTCACCGCGGCGCTGCTGGCGCAGCTGCTGACCGCCGAGGTCGTACGACGGTTCCACCAGGCCGGGGAGGTACCCCCTATCTACCTCTCCGCCAACGTCCCCGGTGGGGACGAGCACAACCTCGCCCTCGAGTCGCGGTACGCCGGGCGTCTCCGGCGGACCGCCTGA
- a CDS encoding MurR/RpiR family transcriptional regulator, which translates to MAEQQVETAAATAVVDAEPAERRTVDGVLARVRAGLGDLTGALRRVAEHVLSDPEAAARATIVELAERSGTSPATITRFCRAMGFEGYADLRLGIAAETGRARSAGWTVDIGREIQPGDPLSRVLDQIMAADTRAMHDTAALLDLAEVEKAAVAIAGASRVNIFGASGSALVGEEMQFSLHRIGVAAWAWSDVHEGLASAALLGVGDVALGISHTGQTRETIELLAEAGSRGATTVALTGFPRSPLAELADIVLLTASQATTFRPDALSARHPQLVVLDLLYIAVAQRTHDRAHAAFRRTAQAVDGHKAAKGALS; encoded by the coding sequence ATGGCCGAGCAGCAGGTGGAGACCGCCGCGGCGACCGCGGTGGTGGACGCCGAGCCGGCCGAGCGGCGGACCGTCGACGGGGTGCTGGCCAGGGTCCGGGCCGGCCTCGGCGACCTGACCGGGGCGCTGCGCCGGGTCGCCGAGCACGTGCTCAGCGACCCGGAGGCGGCGGCCCGGGCGACCATCGTGGAGCTGGCCGAGCGCAGCGGCACCTCCCCGGCGACCATCACCCGGTTCTGCCGGGCGATGGGCTTCGAGGGCTACGCCGACCTGCGGCTCGGCATCGCCGCCGAGACGGGCCGGGCCCGCTCGGCCGGCTGGACGGTGGACATCGGCCGGGAGATCCAGCCCGGCGACCCGCTGTCCCGGGTGCTCGACCAGATCATGGCCGCCGACACCCGGGCCATGCACGACACCGCCGCGCTGCTCGACCTCGCCGAGGTGGAGAAGGCGGCGGTGGCGATCGCCGGGGCGAGCCGGGTCAACATCTTCGGGGCCAGCGGGAGCGCGCTGGTCGGCGAGGAGATGCAGTTCAGCCTGCACCGCATCGGGGTGGCCGCGTGGGCGTGGAGCGACGTGCACGAGGGGCTGGCCAGCGCCGCGCTGCTCGGCGTCGGCGACGTCGCGCTGGGCATCTCGCACACCGGCCAGACCCGGGAGACGATCGAGCTGCTCGCCGAGGCCGGCAGCCGGGGCGCCACCACGGTCGCGCTGACCGGCTTCCCCCGCTCGCCGCTGGCCGAACTGGCCGACATCGTGCTGCTCACGGCCAGCCAGGCCACCACCTTCCGGCCGGACGCGCTCTCCGCCCGGCACCCCCAGCTCGTGGTGCTCGACCTGCTCTACATCGCGGTGGCGCAGCGCACCCACGACCGCGCCCACGCGGCCTTCCGGCGTACCGCCCAGGCCGTCGACGGGCACAAGGCCGCGAAGGGGGCCCTCTCATGA
- a CDS encoding N-acetylglucosamine kinase, translated as MSDTVVVGLDIGGTSTRAAAVTLDGVRLGTGRAGGGNPTSHGAERAAGELLAALRAALTGVDPGRVRAGTIGLAGAGRLLADPQGRAAFDRAWSDAGLRCPYAVHGDALVAYASGTASPDGTVLIAGTGAIAAQVHELRLDRVADGHGWLLGDAGSGFWLGREAVRRLLSDLDRGQRPGDLTGPVLAELTGSPAVADPSRATVDAVVQVVTRRPPVELARLAPLVVTAARAGEPVATALVAEAATLLVESAGRIRPAGATDPVVLGGGLLTGDTPLADAVRAELARRWPDAPLHAAGDGAAAAAWLAARDLPGVTDPAALHARLVPAAT; from the coding sequence ATGTCCGACACCGTCGTGGTCGGCCTCGACATCGGGGGTACGTCCACCCGCGCGGCCGCCGTCACCCTCGATGGCGTACGCCTGGGCACCGGCCGGGCGGGCGGCGGGAACCCGACCAGCCACGGCGCCGAGCGGGCCGCCGGAGAGCTGCTGGCCGCCCTGCGGGCCGCCCTCACCGGGGTGGACCCGGGCCGGGTCCGCGCCGGCACCATCGGGCTCGCCGGGGCCGGCCGGCTCCTCGCCGACCCGCAGGGCCGCGCCGCCTTCGACCGGGCCTGGTCCGACGCCGGGCTGCGCTGCCCGTACGCGGTGCACGGCGACGCCCTCGTCGCGTACGCCTCCGGCACCGCGTCGCCGGACGGCACGGTGCTCATCGCCGGCACCGGCGCGATCGCCGCGCAGGTCCACGAACTGCGCCTGGACCGCGTCGCGGACGGGCACGGCTGGCTGCTCGGCGACGCCGGCTCCGGGTTCTGGCTCGGCCGGGAGGCGGTCCGCCGGCTCCTGTCCGACCTGGACCGGGGCCAGCGGCCCGGCGACCTGACCGGCCCGGTGCTCGCCGAACTGACCGGCTCCCCCGCCGTTGCCGACCCGTCGCGCGCCACGGTCGACGCCGTGGTGCAGGTGGTCACCCGACGCCCGCCGGTGGAACTGGCCCGACTCGCGCCGCTGGTGGTGACCGCCGCCCGCGCCGGCGAGCCGGTGGCCACGGCGCTCGTCGCGGAGGCCGCCACGCTGCTCGTCGAGAGCGCCGGCCGGATCCGGCCGGCCGGCGCGACCGACCCGGTGGTGCTCGGCGGCGGGCTGCTCACCGGCGACACCCCGCTCGCCGACGCGGTCCGCGCCGAACTGGCCCGCCGCTGGCCGGACGCGCCGCTGCACGCCGCCGGCGACGGCGCCGCCGCGGCGGCCTGGCTGGCCGCCCGCGACCTGCCCGGGGTCACCGATCCGGCGGCCCTGCACGCGAGGCTGGTGCCCGCCGCGACCTGA
- a CDS encoding SRPBCC family protein encodes MTRPPWRVDRFLAHPPARMWRALTDSDLLARGLMPNDFRPLPGHRFRLRTTPRPGQGFDGVVDCEVLEIDEPRRTRWAWRGTRLFLEHSGFDPDDSVQRRTFTLLDGGWRGHVWPRLAGVLVETA; translated from the coding sequence GTGACCCGACCACCGTGGCGGGTGGACCGGTTCCTGGCCCACCCGCCGGCCAGGATGTGGCGCGCGCTGACCGATTCTGATCTGCTGGCCCGTGGGTTGATGCCGAACGACTTCCGCCCGCTGCCCGGGCACCGGTTCCGCTTGCGCACCACGCCCCGGCCCGGGCAGGGTTTCGACGGGGTGGTCGACTGCGAGGTGCTGGAGATCGACGAGCCGCGCCGGACGCGGTGGGCCTGGCGGGGCACCCGGCTCTTCCTGGAACACTCCGGATTCGACCCGGACGACTCCGTCCAGCGCCGTACGTTCACCCTGCTCGACGGCGGTTGGCGCGGCCACGTCTGGCCCCGCCTCGCGGGAGTGCTCGTCGAGACCGCCTGA
- a CDS encoding ArsR/SmtB family transcription factor, which translates to MADVFAALANPTRRELLRLLLERGEQPVQQLADHFDMRRPSLSEHLRVLKDAGLVTEQPIGRQRFYALRPEPLREVADWLGPYERFWRARLLDLREVLDGLPDE; encoded by the coding sequence GTGGCGGACGTCTTCGCCGCGCTGGCCAACCCCACCCGGCGCGAGTTGCTGCGGCTGCTGCTCGAACGGGGTGAACAGCCGGTGCAGCAGCTGGCCGACCACTTCGACATGCGCCGGCCCAGCCTGTCGGAGCACCTGCGGGTGCTCAAGGACGCCGGCCTGGTCACCGAGCAGCCGATCGGACGGCAGCGGTTCTACGCGCTGCGCCCCGAGCCGCTGCGCGAGGTGGCCGACTGGCTCGGCCCGTACGAACGGTTCTGGCGGGCCCGCCTGCTCGACCTGCGCGAGGTGCTGGACGGGCTGCCCGATGAGTGA
- a CDS encoding VOC family protein, with protein sequence MTVTHVQLVSVPVSDQDRARDFYLDVLDFDLIFDNPMGPDGGRWVQVAPKGAATALTLVTWFPTTPPGSLKGLVLETDDLDADVARLRERGVALAGDIRTAPWGRYVTFDDPDGNGIVLQSTRV encoded by the coding sequence ATGACCGTGACCCACGTGCAGCTCGTCTCGGTGCCCGTCAGCGACCAGGACCGGGCCCGGGACTTCTACCTCGACGTCCTCGACTTCGACCTGATCTTCGACAACCCGATGGGGCCGGACGGCGGCCGCTGGGTCCAGGTCGCGCCGAAGGGCGCGGCGACGGCCCTCACCCTGGTCACCTGGTTCCCGACCACGCCGCCCGGCTCGCTCAAGGGGCTGGTGCTGGAGACCGACGACCTGGACGCCGACGTGGCCCGGCTGCGGGAGCGTGGCGTCGCCCTCGCCGGCGACATCCGGACCGCCCCCTGGGGCCGGTACGTCACCTTCGACGACCCGGACGGCAACGGCATCGTCCTGCAGTCCACCCGGGTCTGA
- a CDS encoding DUF2076 domain-containing protein: MFLLIYELLLLLGGIAMVVIGLAVKEQSTLSRVLDVVFGIIFFCYGFYLMFLFEGGRYRVFIYAFILPILLIVRAFKARKEAREQEQAHQFVGAPQAGPYGQPGQVAPGYPAAPGQPAQGWPAQPGQPAGYGPGQPAGYGEGQAPQQGYPAHPGPQPQYGQPQAQYGQPQPPQGYPQG, from the coding sequence ATGTTTCTCCTCATCTACGAGTTGCTGCTGCTGCTCGGCGGCATCGCGATGGTCGTCATCGGCCTGGCGGTCAAGGAGCAGTCGACCCTCTCGCGGGTCCTCGACGTCGTCTTCGGCATCATCTTCTTCTGCTACGGCTTCTACCTCATGTTCCTCTTCGAGGGCGGCCGGTACCGCGTCTTCATCTACGCCTTCATCCTGCCGATCCTGCTGATCGTGCGGGCCTTCAAGGCCCGCAAGGAGGCCCGGGAGCAGGAACAGGCGCACCAGTTCGTCGGCGCGCCCCAGGCCGGGCCGTACGGCCAGCCGGGCCAGGTCGCTCCCGGCTACCCCGCTGCCCCCGGGCAGCCCGCCCAGGGCTGGCCGGCCCAGCCGGGTCAGCCCGCCGGTTACGGCCCGGGTCAGCCGGCCGGCTACGGCGAGGGCCAGGCGCCGCAGCAGGGTTACCCTGCCCACCCGGGCCCGCAGCCGCAGTACGGCCAGCCGCAGGCCCAGTACGGCCAGCCGCAGCCGCCGCAGGGGTACCCGCAGGGCTGA
- a CDS encoding carbohydrate ABC transporter permease, whose protein sequence is MTTLERPTTEGGRQPGPERVGDRPPRRERGVGNLLSHGFLLVWAALTALPLLWMFVSSFKSDGEILADPWGLPGALRFENWSRAWTEAHIGRYFLNSGVVVAGSLTLTMLLGATAAYVFARYEFRGRQVFYYLFVGGMMFPVFLALVPLFFVVRNAGLFGTWTGLILVYAAYSLPFTVFFLTAFFRTLPTSVAEAALIDGCGHFRLFFRVMLPMARPGLISVAIFNFLSHWNQFILPQVLMQGDDSKWVLAQGLTALAVSQGYQGDFSGLFAGLTIATLPVLAVYVAFQRQIQTGLTAGQLK, encoded by the coding sequence GTGACCACCCTGGAACGACCCACCACCGAAGGGGGCCGGCAGCCCGGACCGGAGCGGGTCGGCGACCGGCCACCGCGCCGGGAGCGCGGGGTCGGCAACCTGCTCTCGCACGGATTCCTGCTGGTCTGGGCGGCGCTGACCGCGCTGCCGCTGCTCTGGATGTTCGTCAGCTCGTTCAAGAGCGACGGCGAGATCCTCGCCGACCCGTGGGGGCTGCCCGGGGCGCTGCGGTTCGAGAACTGGTCCCGGGCCTGGACCGAGGCGCACATCGGCCGGTACTTCCTCAACAGCGGCGTGGTGGTGGCCGGCTCGCTCACCCTCACCATGCTGCTCGGCGCCACCGCCGCGTACGTCTTCGCCCGCTACGAGTTCCGCGGCCGGCAGGTCTTCTACTACCTGTTCGTCGGCGGGATGATGTTCCCGGTCTTTCTCGCCCTGGTGCCGCTCTTCTTCGTGGTGCGCAACGCCGGGCTCTTCGGCACCTGGACCGGGCTGATCCTGGTGTACGCGGCGTACTCCCTGCCGTTCACGGTCTTCTTCCTGACCGCGTTCTTCCGGACCCTGCCCACCTCGGTCGCGGAGGCCGCGCTGATCGACGGGTGTGGTCACTTCCGGCTCTTCTTCCGGGTGATGCTGCCGATGGCGCGACCGGGACTGATCAGCGTGGCGATCTTCAACTTCCTGAGCCACTGGAACCAGTTCATCCTGCCCCAGGTGCTGATGCAGGGCGACGACTCCAAGTGGGTGCTGGCGCAGGGGCTCACCGCGCTCGCGGTCAGTCAGGGCTACCAGGGCGACTTCAGCGGCCTCTTCGCCGGGCTGACCATCGCCACCCTGCCGGTGCTGGCCGTGTACGTCGCCTTCCAGCGCCAGATCCAGACCGGACTCACCGCCGGCCAGCTCAAGTGA
- a CDS encoding carbohydrate ABC transporter permease produces MRHGKYPLIITFLLPPLLLYGVFVLSPYLQAFQISTTNWLGYSAQADPVGLANFRTLLHDGQVWNAVKNNAIMLAVVPVVTIALGLFFATMLTMGGRKGRAGVTGVRGTAVYRMVYFFPQVLSVVIIALLWKEVYHPNNGLLNGALRAFGLPAPTWLGDPRTAFWCVLVVMIWSNVGFYVVLFGAAMSAIPRDIYEAVMLDGASRLTTLRRITVPLLWDTVQVAWIYLAIAALDGFILVQQMTNGGPNFSSDVIGLRMYETAFGSESKFGYASAIGVVMLFLTLSVAVLALRTARRDRIEYS; encoded by the coding sequence GTGAGACATGGCAAGTACCCGCTGATCATCACGTTCCTGCTGCCGCCACTGCTGCTCTACGGCGTCTTCGTGCTCTCGCCGTACCTGCAGGCGTTCCAGATCTCCACCACCAACTGGCTCGGCTACTCCGCGCAGGCAGACCCGGTGGGGCTGGCCAACTTCCGCACCCTGCTGCACGACGGCCAGGTGTGGAACGCGGTGAAGAACAACGCCATCATGCTCGCGGTGGTGCCGGTCGTGACCATCGCGCTCGGCCTCTTCTTCGCCACCATGCTCACCATGGGCGGCCGCAAGGGGCGGGCCGGGGTCACCGGCGTACGCGGCACCGCGGTCTACCGGATGGTCTACTTCTTCCCCCAGGTGCTCTCGGTGGTGATCATCGCGCTGCTCTGGAAGGAGGTCTACCACCCCAACAACGGCCTGCTCAACGGCGCGCTTCGCGCCTTCGGCCTGCCCGCGCCCACCTGGCTCGGCGACCCGCGCACCGCCTTCTGGTGCGTCCTGGTCGTCATGATCTGGAGCAACGTCGGCTTCTACGTCGTGCTCTTCGGGGCCGCCATGTCGGCCATCCCGCGCGACATCTACGAGGCGGTGATGCTCGACGGCGCCTCCCGGCTGACCACGCTGCGCCGGATCACCGTCCCGCTGCTCTGGGACACCGTCCAGGTCGCCTGGATCTACCTGGCCATCGCCGCGCTGGACGGGTTCATCCTGGTCCAGCAGATGACCAACGGCGGCCCCAACTTCTCCTCCGACGTGATCGGCCTGCGGATGTACGAGACCGCGTTCGGCAGCGAGAGCAAGTTCGGGTACGCCTCGGCCATCGGCGTGGTGATGCTGTTCCTGACCCTGTCGGTGGCGGTGCTGGCACTGCGTACCGCCCGTCGCGATCGGATCGAGTACTCGTGA
- the ngcE gene encoding N-acetylglucosamine/diacetylchitobiose ABC transporter substrate-binding protein, producing MNRRDILRRSAAAGLLATPAAGLLSGCAMSDGDDKKSDSGAYKGTKSEQNPLGVKEDAPLEVVIFNGGFGEEYAKAHEAMYKEKYPKAEIKHSATQEINKTLQPRFVDGTPPDVVNNSGAGQIDFNGLVSQNAIADLTELLDAPSLDQPGKKVRDTLLPGAVEVGSYDGRFLVLNYTYTAYGIWYSTKTFTQRNWQYAKTWDEHIALCRQIKAAGIAPWTYAGKHPRYMSWPLIATAIKFGGPSVATAIDNLEPNAWKSDAMKAAADAWYQIVKDKFILDGSPGLDHVQSQTAWCQGKAAFISCGSWLENEQAKVTPAGFDMTIAPTPSLGSGDKLPFEAIRGTAGEPFMVPAKAKNVAGGLEYFRVMLSKKGAQDFTKKVASLSVVAGATDGAQLPYGLTTVVKALEASGSNGFNWVYNNYYRKLERELVDAACGEFFSGRSTPAEFLDACQKGADSIAQDSSIKKYKRAA from the coding sequence ATGAACAGACGTGACATCCTGCGGCGCAGTGCCGCAGCGGGCCTGCTCGCCACCCCCGCCGCCGGGCTGCTCTCCGGCTGCGCCATGTCCGACGGCGACGACAAGAAGAGCGACTCCGGTGCCTACAAGGGCACCAAGAGCGAGCAGAACCCGCTCGGGGTCAAGGAGGACGCCCCGCTCGAGGTGGTGATCTTCAACGGCGGCTTCGGCGAGGAGTACGCCAAGGCCCACGAGGCCATGTACAAGGAGAAGTACCCGAAGGCGGAGATCAAGCACTCCGCGACCCAGGAGATCAACAAGACGCTCCAGCCGCGCTTCGTCGACGGCACCCCGCCGGACGTGGTGAACAACTCCGGCGCCGGCCAGATCGACTTCAACGGCCTGGTCAGCCAGAACGCCATCGCCGACCTGACCGAGCTGCTCGACGCCCCCAGCCTCGACCAGCCCGGCAAGAAGGTGCGCGACACGCTGCTGCCGGGCGCGGTGGAGGTCGGCTCGTACGACGGCAGGTTCCTGGTCCTCAACTACACCTACACGGCGTACGGGATCTGGTACTCCACCAAGACCTTCACCCAGCGCAACTGGCAGTACGCCAAGACCTGGGACGAGCACATCGCGCTCTGCCGGCAGATCAAGGCCGCCGGCATCGCCCCCTGGACCTACGCCGGCAAGCACCCCCGCTACATGAGCTGGCCACTGATCGCCACCGCGATCAAGTTCGGCGGCCCGTCGGTGGCGACCGCGATCGACAACCTGGAGCCGAACGCCTGGAAGTCCGACGCCATGAAGGCGGCGGCCGACGCCTGGTACCAGATCGTCAAGGACAAGTTCATCCTGGACGGCTCGCCCGGCCTGGACCACGTCCAGTCGCAGACCGCCTGGTGCCAGGGCAAGGCCGCCTTCATCTCCTGCGGCTCCTGGCTGGAGAACGAGCAGGCGAAGGTCACCCCGGCCGGCTTCGACATGACCATCGCGCCGACGCCGAGCCTGGGCAGCGGCGACAAGCTGCCGTTCGAGGCGATCCGGGGCACCGCCGGCGAGCCGTTCATGGTGCCGGCCAAGGCGAAGAACGTCGCCGGCGGCCTGGAGTACTTCCGGGTGATGCTCTCCAAGAAGGGCGCGCAGGACTTCACGAAGAAGGTCGCCAGCCTCAGCGTGGTGGCCGGCGCGACCGACGGGGCCCAGCTGCCGTACGGCCTGACCACCGTGGTCAAGGCGCTGGAGGCGTCCGGCAGCAACGGCTTCAACTGGGTCTACAACAACTACTACCGCAAGCTGGAGCGCGAGCTGGTCGACGCCGCCTGCGGCGAGTTCTTCAGCGGCCGCAGCACGCCCGCCGAGTTCCTCGACGCCTGCCAGAAGGGCGCCGACTCGATCGCCCAGGACAGTTCGATCAAGAAGTACAAGCGGGCCGCGTGA